The Triticum dicoccoides isolate Atlit2015 ecotype Zavitan chromosome 6A, WEW_v2.0, whole genome shotgun sequence genome has a window encoding:
- the LOC119315547 gene encoding protein trichome birefringence-like 12, with protein MDTSLVKALPFSSAWLPGDRWPETCLRLPLLLLLLPVTLIILLLFFPSSAPLPPPHPNIPCGAAPADATAGRWVQTPSPPPPALYNQSCPFHRISWNCLRNGRPPVSALSWAPSRCGSGAVVPRVDPASFLAAARGRRIGFMGDSLSEDMAIALLCTLWSGDAGVRQWKRRGAWQGGHFPREDVVVGYHRAVLLAKYTWQPLENFEPRKDGIKGTYRVDVDIPADDWINITKFYDVLIFNTGHWWGSYKFPKETPLVFYRGKLIEPPLSIFDGLKVALKSMGSYIKREVPSKTLKLWRTQSPRHFDGGDWNHNGSCVSNRLLQQNELDSWFDPRFRGVNKDARLVNSLLQEALVETDIQLLNLTYMSEFRADAHPAVWLEKKDEVVVWRQDCMHWCLPGVPDTWVDILAARILHYFKQGKG; from the exons ATGGATACTTCTCTCGTGAAAGCTCTTCCCTTCTCATCCGCCTGGCTGCCGGGGGATCGCTGGCCGGAGACGTGCCTCCGCCTGCCTCTGCTGCTGCTACTCCTCCCAGTAACTCTCATTatccttctcctcttcttcccctcctccgcacCACTGCCCCCGCCGCACCCCAACATCCCCTGCGGCGCCGCcccggccgacgccaccgccggacGCTGGGTCCAGACCCCGTCTCCCCCGCCGCCTGCCCTCTACAACCAGTCCTGCCCCTTCCACCGCATCAGCTGGAACTGCCTCCGCAACGGCCGTCCCCCAGTCTCCGCGCTCTCCTGGGCCCCCTCCCGCTGCGGCTCCGGCGCCGTCGTCCCGAGGGTCGACCCCGCCTCGTTCCTCGCGGCGGCCAGAGGGCGCCGGATCGGGTTCATGGGGGACTCGCTGTCGGAGGACATGGCCATCGCGCTGCTCTGCACGCTCTGGTCGGGCGACGCCGGCGTGCGGCAGTGGAAGCGGCGCGGCGCGTGGCAGGGCGGTCACTTCCCCCGAGAGGACGTCGTCGTCGGCTACCACCGCGCCGTGCTCCTCGCCAAGTACAC GTGGCAGCCTCTAGAGAATTTTGAACCTCGGAAGGACGGAATAAAGGGAACCTACAGAGTTGATGTCGACATTCCTGCTGACGATTGGATAAATATCACCAAGTTTTATGACGTGCTCATTTTCAACACTGGACACTG GTGGGGTTCGTATAAATTCCCAAAAGAGACCCCCCTTGTTTTCTACCGAGGAAAACTAATTGAGCCTCCACTTAGCATCTTTGATGGGCTGAAGGTAGCCCTCAAAAGTATGGGCTCCTACATCAAAAGGGAGGTCCCAAGTAAAACCCTGAAGCTGTGGCGCACACAGTCACCCAGGCACTTTGATGGAGGCGATTGGAATCACAACGGCAGCTGTGTCTCTAACAGGCTCCTACAACAAAATGAG CTCGATTCCTGGTTTGATCCAAGGTTCAGGGGAGTGAACAAAGACGCGAGACTAGTGAACTCATTGCTCCAGGAAGCGCTAGTTGAGACGGACATCCAGCTGCTCAACCTGACCTACATGAGCGAGTTCCGCGCCGACGCCCATCCGGCTGTCTGGCTCGAGAAGAAGGATGAGGTGGTAGTCTGGAGGCAGGACTGCATGCACTGGTGCCTGCCCGGCGTACCGGACACGTGGGTCGACATCTTGGCAGCACGGATCTTGCACTACTTCAAGCAGGGCAAAGGTTGA